A genome region from Hippopotamus amphibius kiboko isolate mHipAmp2 chromosome 1, mHipAmp2.hap2, whole genome shotgun sequence includes the following:
- the GRXCR2 gene encoding glutaredoxin domain-containing cysteine-rich protein 2: MEDPEKKLNQKSDSKPRKVRFKISSSYSGRVLKQVFEDGQELESPKEEYPHSFLQESLEPMNGVYGSGEAPKPRPYSPKLTAQRISVFREGSAYTMAGSQPFFNDYKANAHKSPPIIDFGKIIIYTNNLKIIRTPMDKRDFMRKMLQKEEEAEEESLMHKEEIYGDQNDGLLAETAGTFPHNQYPQEGELPEDNCFHCQGSGSATCSLCHGSKFSMLANRFKESYRALRCPACNENGLQPCQICNQ, encoded by the exons ATGGAGGACCCTGAGAAGAAGCTGAACCAGAAAAGTGACAGCAAACCCCGGAAAGTACGATTTAAAATCTCTTCCTCCTACAGCGGCCGCGTGTTGAAGCAGGTGTTTGAGGATGGGCAGGAATTAGAGTCGCCAAAGGAGGAATACCCTCACAGTTTCCTCCAGGAGTCCCTTGAACCGATGAATGGTGTTTACGGGTCTGGGGAAGCCCCCAAACCCCGGCCGTACTCCCCTAAGCTGACTGCTCAGAGGATCAGCGTGTTTCGAGAGGGCAGTGCCTACACCATGGCGGGCAGCCAGCCTTTCTTCAATGATTACAAGGCAAATGCCCATAAG TCCCCACCTATTATAGATTTTGGAAAGATAATCATCTACACGAATAACCTGAAAATTATTCGAACTCCAATGGACAAGAGAGATTTCATGAGGAAAATGCTCCAAAAGGAAGAGGAGGCCGAGGAAGAGTCTCTGATGCACAAAGAAGAAATCTATGGAGACCAGAACGATGGGCTTTTGGCAGAGACAGCAGGCACCTTCCCCCATAACCAGTACCCACAG GAAGGGGAGCTTCCCGAGGACAACTGTTTTCACTGCCAGGGATCAGGCAGTGCCACCTGCTCTCTGTGCCATGGCAGCAAGTTCTCGATGCTGGCCAACAGATTTAAGGAGTCCTATCGGGCCCTGCGGTGCCCTGCCTGCAATGAGAATGGCCTGCAGCCTTGCCAGATTTGCAATCAATAG